ATGGATAAGGGTTAAATAGATTTTTGTGATAAAAGTCTTATTTTTAAATTTAAGGCAAATATTTTTAAAAAAAGTCTACACAATTTAGATTTTTTTGTTTATACTGTACTATAACAATAACAAATTTAATAAACTGTATTAATAAAGGAGGAGTTTTAAGATGTTAATGAGTCCAGTAGAATTTTTCCGCAACCTGCCAAAAAAGGAATGTCCAGAATGTGGTCAGAATATGGAGGAACAAGCTGAAAGCTATTTAATGGAATGCGATCGCTGTCTATCTAAAAGAGAAGAGTAATTAACAAGAACTCTCCGTTTATAGGAGAGTTTTTTGTTGTTTCAAAATATTTCCGTTTTGGAGATAAATAGGCAGGCATAATCCATTTTCTTAAAGCAAAACCTTTATTTAAGGAGATGATTTGCATGGCTAAGAAGGAAGAGTATTTAACCCCAACAGCAAAAGAACATCAAATGACAATTTCTAATGGCTCGATTTTTCCAAATAAAAAGAATGTGGCAGGGAATTCCGTTGACGATCACAAGTTTCTTGAGGAAGCCAACACCATAATAACCGGGGATGAAATTCGCCAGCAAAATGAAAACCTCTAATCGGTGATGTGAGCTAATAAGTAAAGAATAAAAGACTGTCCCCAATTTGTGACAGTCTTTGGAAGCTGAATCCTTATTAGATTTTCGGAAGCTCTCTTATTTCCTGTATCATTTCATTCCCGCACATCGGACAAAGCAAGTCATCGGCGACAAAATCCTTTCTCATCCAGCCAATACAGGAATCATCCATACAAGAGTAGATTTCTGTATCCACAAGTATGGTTTCTATTTCTTCTTCTTTAGCTCTTTTTCCGTAAAAAATGGGAACCGCCTCCTTTTATCCTAGTATGTCCAAAAAGGAACTTTTCATTTCCAGAAATTTTTTTCTTAGGAGTGGTCAAAAAACAATGGCTTTCCATAATAAACGATACACAAAGGCAGGAACAGATATCAAGGAAGTGAAACGATTAAACAGCCAGTCCGGCTTAAGTTATAATGAAGTCAAAAAATTGCTTGCAGAAAGATATCTTCAAAAGAAACAGTAAAAAAGCGGAACCGTTTCGTTCCGTTTTTTACTCTTCTTTTTTTCGATCATCAGACTGCTCCGTTTGAGACATCCTTTATCGATTAGTTTTGTTTTTTGTAACCTAGGGTTTGATTTTCTGTATAATCTATCGTGATACTTTCCTCATGTCCTTTTGCTAGAAGTTTGCTTTTTTTACGGTTTTCCTTTGATTCAAAAATAATATCGAAATCATAATCATCAGGATACAATTCATTTGCTGCGATATAGAGAGCGATCCTTTTATGGTTGATCGAAACCTTTTCTCCTCTTATTTGTACTATATAATTTCCGTACAGATCCGGCCCAGTATAGATAATGCCAAACTCATTTGTTGGCGATATTTTTACATTGTCACCTTGATTATAGAGTGGTACCTTCACTTCCTTTTTTAGCATATTATTTCGATGTCGATATTTATTGATAATCACCTGTTTATCTAGTTCCCTAAGCTTCCATGCATCAGTAATTTCTGTTGTATATCGCTTATCTTCCTTATAAGTGATGTGATGTGCTCTTTCGATGATTTTCGGATGAATTCCAAGCTTTAAAGCAATAGCAAAAGCTTGGCTCTCTCCTCCTCTGCCAATAGTCAAGCGGTATGTCGGGCTTAGCGTTGTTAAATCGAACTCCATGGACCCATTGATAAAACCTTGATGCGCTTCTGCGAACTCTTTTATCTCACTATAATGTGTCGTTGCCAGTATCGTCGACCCTTTTTCATAAAGAGTTTCTAAGATTGCTGTCGCAAGCCCCATCCCTTCTCCAGGGTCAGTCCCTGAACCAAGTTCATCTAATAATGCCAATGTTCGATCATTCGTTTCTTGTAAAATTTCGATGATATTGACAATTCTTGAACTAAATGTACTTAAATTTTCAGTTATACTTTGACCATCTCCAATATCCACTAAGATCCGCTCAAAAATACTTAAGTTGCTTTCTTCTGATGCAGGGACGTGCAGTCCACATTGAACCATTAAGGATAATAGGCCGACGGTTTTGATTGTAACCGTTTTGCCGCCAGTATTTGGTCCGGTAATTACTAAAGCACGCTGCTCTCTTTCCAAATAAAATGACAATGGAACTGCCTTTTCACCTAAAAGGGGGTGCCTCGCTTGCTTCAATTCCAAATCACCTGTTTCATTAATATCTACCTTATTGCCATTAATTGACCTGCTATACTTCGCTTTAGCAAATAAAAAATCATAATGAACCATCGTT
The DNA window shown above is from Neobacillus sp. WH10 and carries:
- the yhfH gene encoding protein YhfH gives rise to the protein MLMSPVEFFRNLPKKECPECGQNMEEQAESYLMECDRCLSKREE
- a CDS encoding cold-inducible protein YdjO-related protein → MFYGKRAKEEEIETILVDTEIYSCMDDSCIGWMRKDFVADDLLCPMCGNEMIQEIRELPKI
- a CDS encoding endonuclease MutS2, with protein sequence MNKHTFKSLEFQQIKTIIANFALTKEGKEKIECLTPSTNKKQIEAWLDEVSEAVEILKKSASVPVHGLDGMKSLLNNMNKGVVLRIDQLAKLSDFLDCCGKMRRYMKDKEIYAPRVSSYVESINELPELSAEIIRCIRNGRVDDYASKELLKVRKQITIQEERLKEKTLQLIRSNKYKTYLQENVISQRNGRYVIPIKKEYRNKIKGTVLDTSASGSTLFIEPEEIAIYQDQVTWLLADEESEVEKVLNYLTGLVEDKEQQIRLAIETMVHYDFLFAKAKYSRSINGNKVDINETGDLELKQARHPLLGEKAVPLSFYLEREQRALVITGPNTGGKTVTIKTVGLLSLMVQCGLHVPASEESNLSIFERILVDIGDGQSITENLSTFSSRIVNIIEILQETNDRTLALLDELGSGTDPGEGMGLATAILETLYEKGSTILATTHYSEIKEFAEAHQGFINGSMEFDLTTLSPTYRLTIGRGGESQAFAIALKLGIHPKIIERAHHITYKEDKRYTTEITDAWKLRELDKQVIINKYRHRNNMLKKEVKVPLYNQGDNVKISPTNEFGIIYTGPDLYGNYIVQIRGEKVSINHKRIALYIAANELYPDDYDFDIIFESKENRKKSKLLAKGHEESITIDYTENQTLGYKKQN